Proteins from one Xiphophorus hellerii strain 12219 chromosome 8, Xiphophorus_hellerii-4.1, whole genome shotgun sequence genomic window:
- the LOC116724052 gene encoding guanine nucleotide-binding protein subunit alpha-11-like, whose protein sequence is MLKCCKLSPEERMSREIEKELKRDKKGLKKEVKLLLLGTGESGKSTFVKQMRIIHGSGYDESERKGFTKLVCQNIITAIQALIDAMGTLNIDFADDENISYADKLSPVESTEVYRLDSWQVDAIKRVWSDLGVQECYDRRREFQLSDSAKYYLSDIDRITAPDYVPTLQDILRVKVHTSGIIEYPFPMKPVIFRMVDVGGQRSQRKKWIHCFENVTSIIFLAALNEYDQVLYESQADNRLRESLALFKTLISSNWFKKSSTILFLNKTDLLQEKIKTSHLATYFPKYKGPQYDAESAKHFIHQMYIKLHKVQDKPLYTHFTCATDTENIRFVFKSVEDTILEEHLNHLGVL, encoded by the exons ATGTTGAAGTGCTGCAAGTTGTCTCCGGAGGAACGCATGAGcagagaaatagaaaaagagCTTAAAAGGGACAAAAAAGGACTGAAAAAGGAGGTGAAGCTGCTGCTTTTAG GCACTGGTGAAAGCGGGAAGAGCACCTTTGTCAAACAGATGAGGATCATCCATGGCAGTGGATACGATGAATCTGAAAGGAAAGGTTTTACCAAGCTGGTGTGTCAGAATATCATCACAGCCATCCAGGCTCTAATTGACGCCATGGGGACTCTGAATATAGACTTTGCTGATGACGAAAATATC AGCTATGCAGACAAACTGAGCCCAGTGGAATCAACCGAGGTGTATAGGTTAGATTCCTGGCAGGTGGATGCAATTAAGCGAGTATGGAGCGACCTCGGGGTGCAAGAGTGTTATGACCGGAGGAGGGAGTTCCAGCTGTCAGACTCTGCTAAATA TTATCTGAGTGACATAGACAGAATCACGGCCCCAGATTATGTTCCCACTCTGCAGGACATCTTGAGGGTCAAGGTTCACACCTCGGGCATTATAGAATACCCGTTTCCCATGAAACCAGTCATATTCAG gaTGGTGGATGTGGGTGGCCAGCGTTCACAAAGGAAGAAATGGATCCACTGCTTTGAAAATGTCACCTCCATCATATTCCTGGCAGCCCTCAACGAATACGATCAAGTCCTGTACGAAAGTCAGGCAGAT AACCGACTGAGAGAGAGCCTCGCCCTGTTCAAGACTCTCATTTCATCCAATTGGTTTAAGAAGTCCTCCACTATCCTCTTTTTGAACAAAacagacctgctgcaggagaaaatcaaaacatcacaTTTGGCAACTTACTTCCCAAAGTACAAAG GGCCTCAATATGATGCTGAATCGGCAAAACACTTTATCCATCAGATGTACATCAAGCTTCACAAAGTGCAGGATAAACCCCTCTACACGCACTTCACCTGTGCCACAGACACTGAAAACATCCGGTTTGTCTTCAAATCAGTGGAAGACACGATCTTAGAAGAACATTTAAATCATTTGGGAGTTTTATAA